From Papilio machaon chromosome 2, ilPapMach1.1, whole genome shotgun sequence, the proteins below share one genomic window:
- the LOC106714371 gene encoding pancreatic triacylglycerol lipase-like: protein MFTFTRGFLLLCAAVAATAFELRDGDVVFHLFTRANPQLSQPLLPSVASIMTSSFSVTRRTIVTIHSDGEGVTGNFNAFVVQAHLSVEDVNVIAVDWSPGSAMYTQGLGNAPQAGRIIAQFINILINNFGYNAGLIRIVGVGLGGHIAGIAARNVNGEIPHIVALDPSLHGWTHHPEILNQDDAAVVEVLHTTAGLKGYDYPLGDLDFYSNGGQAQSGCGTDVSCSHIYSYVFYAESITAEIVAGRRFVGTACQDYETAMNLQCTGPRDSIFGGSATKTDDFGVYMFLTNFVSPFARD from the exons ATGTTCACGTTCACTAGAGGGTTCTTGTTATTATGTGCTGCTGTGGCAG CTACAGCGTTCGAGCTGAGGGATGGAGATGTGGTTTTCCATTTATTTACAAG GGCTAATCCCCAACTCAGCCAGCCCTTGCTACCCTCGGTGGCATCCATCATGACGTCATCGTTTTCCGTCACCCGTCGTACAATTGTTACTATTCACAGCGATGGAGAGGGTGTAACGGGCAACTTTAATGCTTTTGTTGTCCAAG CTCATCTCTCAGTGGAGGATGTGAACGTTATAGCTGTGGACTGGAGCCCAGGCTCAGCAATGTACACGCAAGGTCTTGGCAACGCGCCACAAGCCGGCCGTATTATTGCCCAGTTTATTAACATTCTTATTAACAACTTCGGATATAACGCTGGCTTAATTCGCATCGTTGGTGTTGGTCTCGGCGGGCACATAGCCGGTATTGCAGCGAGAAATGTTAACGGGGAAATCCCACACATTGTCG CATTAGATCCGTCTTTGCATGGCTGGACTCATCACCCTGAAATTCTAAATCAGGATGACGCGGCAGTTGTAGAAGTATTACACACTACTGCCGGCCTTAAAGGTTACGATTATCCCTTGGGAGATCTCGATTTCTATTCCAATGGTGGACAAGCCCAGAGTGGTTGTGGTACTGACGTGTCCTGCTCCCATATTTACTCGTATGTTTTCTACGCTGAATCGATCACTGCTGAAATAGTGGCCGGTAGAAGATTTGTTGGAACAGCGTGTCAAGATTATGAAACTGCTATGAATTTACAATGCACTGGGCCCAGGGATTCCATTTTTGGAGGTTCAGCTACAAAGACTGA